A region from the Acyrthosiphon pisum isolate AL4f chromosome A1, pea_aphid_22Mar2018_4r6ur, whole genome shotgun sequence genome encodes:
- the LOC100167137 gene encoding endoplasmic reticulum lectin 1 isoform X1 codes for MILSYRIYSKLLIVSLLNFCYSQEFKGFDDTILYKINWPGKDVTDRLVKEQDENTLNVITAIGESYQCILPKQDEVNKESDTTYNGPSPLELLSPLFSKQACSYRVDTYWIYEVCHGRHVRQYHNEREGKTQKEQEYFLGKWKMFDGLKLEEELKRLANLNYPGPTKTRKVDGVNLPYFEMSMSDGTVCDLSGRPRQTNVLYVCYPQSKHNVFSVKETSTCQYEVIILTSFLCTHPWYKPPNSDELNIDCLPIGDSMSKPHNLKVLQSDTSKLKKQIKMLTDPLNKKENYIIAVSIDKNGETKIQVKIQPNKESELNLSKEDSLLTHSKKPNNEIEEYVNGDLCLYGGSGWWKYEICYNKFIRQVHKEKGKPDEIVVLGIFNIDEHIKWVSQNPEKKPKLDAFGKKQVISHFYSSGSVCQKTGDKRETEVRYKCVKGRYNEESVALYLLEPKTCKYILTIESPSLCDIINGPMDEYGMFNIKPLYDIENIKINTPFQTQMLDKTEQYSEENKKDTIPPVETETEVSNDKKKIVKIEL; via the exons GAACAAGATGAAAACACGTTAAATGTAATAACAGCTATTGGTGAATCATATCAGTGTATTTTACCAAAGCAAGATGAAGTAAATAAAGAATCCGACACAACTTATAATGGACCTAGCCCATTAGAACTATTATCACCATTATTCTCAAAACAAGCTTGCTCTTATAGA gTTGATACTTATTGGATTTATGAGGTATGCCATGGGCGGCATGTCCGTCAATATCATAACGAACGCGAGGGGAAGACACAAAAAGAGCAAGAGTACTTCTTGggaaaatggaaaatgtttGATGGTCTTAAATTAG AGGAGGAACTGAAAAGATtagcaaatttaaattatccagGACCAACAAAGACAAGAAAAGTTGATGGTGTAAACTTACCCTATTTTGAAATGAGCATGTCTGATGGCACAGTTTGTGACCTCAGTGGCCGACCAAGACAAACCAATGTCTTGTATGTTTGTTATCCTCAAAGTAAACATAATGTGTTTTCAGTAAAAGAAACATCCACATGCCAATATGAAGTAATCATTTTAACATCCTTTTTATGCACACATCCTTGGTACAA gccACCAAACAGtgatgaattaaatattgattgtcTTCCAATTGGTGATTCAATGAGTAAACCCCACAACTTAAAAGTCCTTCAATCTGATACATctaaattgaaaaaacaaataaaaatgctaACT gatCCTCTCaataaaaaggaaaattacATAATTGCTGTTTCAATAGATaag aacGGAGAAACCAAAATACAGGTTAAAATACAACCAAATAAAGAATCAGAACTAAATTTGTCGAAAGAAGATTCTTTATTAACACACTCCAAAAAACCAAACAATGAAATTGAAGAGTATGTGAATGGAGATTTATGTTTATATGGA ggTTCTGGTTGgtggaaatatgaaatatgttaCAATAAATTCATACGACAAGTGCACAAAGAAAAAGGAAAACCGGATGAAATTGTTGTTTTgggaatatttaatatagatgaACATATAAAGTGGGTATCTCAAAATCCAGAGAAAAAACCTAAACTTGATGCTTTTGGCAAGAAACAAGTTATATCTCATTTTTACTCTTCAGGATCTGTCTGTCAAAAAACTGGTGATAAACGAGAGACTgag GTACGGTATAAATGTGTCAAAGGTCGATATAATGAAGAATCAGTAGCACTCTATTTGTTAGAGCCAAAAACATGTAAATACATCTTGACAATAGAATCACCGTCGCTATGTGATATAATTAATGGGCCAATGGATGAATATGGAATGTTCAACATAAAGCCACTTTACGACatagaaaacataaaaattaatactccATTTCAAACACAAATGTTGGATAAAACAGAGCAATATtctgaagaaaataaaaaagatacTATTCCTCCTGTTGAAACAGAAACTGAAGTATCTaatgataaaaagaaaattgtgaaaattgaGTTATAA
- the LOC103310868 gene encoding zinc finger MYM-type protein 1-like: MTGKNRLSGAAYRKKSKEKREKLTNVIMKSAKINNYYKKTDLPEDSSLDNIASSSTSNIVHCSENTSNVIENVLEKYSEDQSIINSNSPPQENAVLFEPKAQTNDDQVYNTTISNDPALWEINDRTKDYISINGFTQNVEKLNFSKSKRRYQGIVRGKFQDYFRYCTSNLFYSVLRNGEKVKRNFLLYSESTGKLYCVPCRLFDGVSSFSIHGFSDWKKARVKLSSHENSNHHRSCVLIMKDRSDVLKRIDSKLLLQMDTEIQYWTKVLTRVVAVVKSLSSRGLSFRGDNEIFGSTHNGNFMMAIELIAEFDPFLAQHIKTYGHLGKGHTSYLSFHTYEQFIIVMANQVTDQIIKELHKARYFSISVDSTPYISHKDQLSFILRYVSENGKPVERFLCFIENSGHKAEELIDAVLTVINSYNIDISYLRGQTYDNAMNMSGQYSGLQARIKEINPLADYIPCSAHSLNLIGTCAASCCKNASSVKELSTTRWSAREDACRSLNNNWDRVISALKEIKNNDQQKAQTRCEAKGILKSLAGFENNLMSIFWGDLLGRFNAVSKKLQSIDIDLYLVVELYESLIQYISNLRNEKMFKMYEDRASKLHGGDTEYKLDVQRKRKRKIFYDEPQDELNFYDLDKSFCNECVHFQSHIKSLKDKAPKNIRDLSTLIRSKDLQTIYPYVDIALRMFLCTPATNCSSERSFSTLRRLKTYLRSVMNNDRLNALAVLNIESELTSSINYDNIIKEFADSQSRKKI, translated from the exons ATGACGGGAAAAAATAGACTCAGTGGTGCTGCTTATcgaaaaaaatctaaagaaaaaaGAGAAAAGCTTACAAATGTTATCATGAAATctgcaaaaattaataattattataagaaaacagATTTACCAG aaGACAGCTCTTTAGACAACATTGCAAGTAGTTCAACATCAAACATTGTTCATTGCAGTGAAAATACTTCAA ACGTTATTGAAAATgtgttagaaaaatattcagaagaccaaagtataataaattctaacagCCCACCACAAGAAAATGCTGTATTGTTTGAACCAAAGGCACAAACCAATGATGATCAAGTGTACAATACAACAATCag caATGATCCAGCTTTATGGGAAATAAATGATAGGACAAAagattatatttctataaatggtTTTACACAgaatgttgaaaaattaaacttttcaaaatcaaaaagacGTTATCAGGGAATTGTTAGAGGCAAATTTCAGgattattttagatattgtacatctaatttgttttatagtgTTCTAAGAAATGGAGAAAAAGTAAAGAGAAATTTTCTTCTTTACTCTGAAAGTACAGGAAAACTATATTGCGTTCCTTGTCGGCTATTTGATGGAGTATCTAGTTTTTCTATTCATGGATTTTCTGATTGGAAAAAAGCTAGAGTTAAACTTTCTTCTCATGAAAATTCAAATCATCATAGATCttgtgttttaataatgaaaGATAGAAGTGACGTTTTAAAAAgaattgattcaaaattattGCTTCAAATGGATACAGAAATTCAGTACTGGACAAAAGTGTTAACTAGAGTAGTTGCCGTTGTCAAATCATTGTCTTCAAGAGGATTGTCATTCAGAGGAGATAATGAAATATTTGGTTCAACACATAATGGTAATTTTATGATGGCCATTGAACTTATTGCAGAGTTTGATCCTTTTTTGGCTcaacatataaaaacatatgGACATTTAGGAAAAGGTCATACATCGTATCTGTCTTTCCACacttatgaacaatttattattgttatggcaAATCAAGTAACTGATCAAATCATAAAAGAACTTCACAAAGCAcgttatttttcaataagtgTGGATTCAACTCCATATATTTCTCACAAAGATCAACTCTCTTTTATTTTACGCTATGTGTCTGAAAATGGAAAGCCTGTAGAacgttttttatgttttattgaaaatagtgGTCATAAGGCAGAAGAATTGATAGATGCAGTTTTGACCGTAATTAACTCCTATAACATTGACATATCTTACCTTAGAGGACAAACTTATGATAACGCAATGAATATGTCCGGACAATATAGTGGATTACAAGCTAGGATTAAAGAAATTAATCCTTTGGCTGATTACATACCATGTTCAGCACACTCATTAAACCTCATTGGTACATGCGCTGCAAGTTGTTGTAAAAAtgctt CTTCAGTAAAAGAGTTATCTACAACACGTTGGTCTGCACGAGAAGATGCATGTAGaagcttaaataataattgggaTAGAGTAATCAGTGCtcttaaagaaattaaaaataatgatcaaCAAAAGGCACAAACGCGATGTGAAGCGAAaggtattttgaaaagtttggctggctttgaaaataatttaatgtcaaTATTTTGGGGAGATCTTCTTGGACGTTTTAATGCTGTGAGTAAAAAGTTACAGTCAATTGATATTGACTTGTATTTAGTGGTTGAATTGTATGAATCGCTCATTCAATATATTTCTAATCTTcgtaatgaaaaaatgtttaaaatgtatgaagatCGAGCTTCTAAATTACATGGAGGTGATACAGAATATAAATTAGATGTACAAAGAAAGaggaaaagaaaaattttctaCGATGAACCACAAGATGAACTTAATTTTT atGACTTAGATAAAAGCTTTTGTAATGAATGTGTACACTTCCAAAGTCATATTAAGTCTCTTAAAGATAAAGCTCCAAAAAATATCCGGGACCTAAGTACACTGATACGATCCAAAGATTTACAAACAATCTATCCATATGTGGACATTGCACTTAGAATGTTTCTGTGTACACCAGCAACGAATTGTTCTTCAGAAAGATCTTTTTCAACCCTGAGAAGATTAAAAACATATCTTAGATCGGTCATGAATAATGATCGTTTAAATGCTTTAGCTGTACTAAATATTGAAAGTGAACTAACTTCTAGCATCAATTATGATAACATAATTAAAGAATTTGCCGATTCACaatccagaaaaaaaatttaa
- the LOC100167137 gene encoding endoplasmic reticulum lectin 1 isoform X2 encodes MILSYRIYSKLLIVSLLNFCYSQEFKGFDDTILYKINWPGKDVTDRLVKEQDENTLNVITAIGESYQCILPKQDEVNKESDTTYNGPSPLELLSPLFSKQACSYRVDTYWIYEVCHGRHVRQYHNEREGKTQKEQEYFLGKWKMFDGLKLEEELKRLANLNYPGPTKTRKVDGVNLPYFEMSMSDGTVCDLSGRPRQTNVLYVCYPQSKHNVFSVKETSTCQYEVIILTSFLCTHPWYKPPNSDELNIDCLPIGDSMSKPHNLKVLQSDTSKLKKQIKMLTNGETKIQVKIQPNKESELNLSKEDSLLTHSKKPNNEIEEYVNGDLCLYGGSGWWKYEICYNKFIRQVHKEKGKPDEIVVLGIFNIDEHIKWVSQNPEKKPKLDAFGKKQVISHFYSSGSVCQKTGDKRETEVRYKCVKGRYNEESVALYLLEPKTCKYILTIESPSLCDIINGPMDEYGMFNIKPLYDIENIKINTPFQTQMLDKTEQYSEENKKDTIPPVETETEVSNDKKKIVKIEL; translated from the exons GAACAAGATGAAAACACGTTAAATGTAATAACAGCTATTGGTGAATCATATCAGTGTATTTTACCAAAGCAAGATGAAGTAAATAAAGAATCCGACACAACTTATAATGGACCTAGCCCATTAGAACTATTATCACCATTATTCTCAAAACAAGCTTGCTCTTATAGA gTTGATACTTATTGGATTTATGAGGTATGCCATGGGCGGCATGTCCGTCAATATCATAACGAACGCGAGGGGAAGACACAAAAAGAGCAAGAGTACTTCTTGggaaaatggaaaatgtttGATGGTCTTAAATTAG AGGAGGAACTGAAAAGATtagcaaatttaaattatccagGACCAACAAAGACAAGAAAAGTTGATGGTGTAAACTTACCCTATTTTGAAATGAGCATGTCTGATGGCACAGTTTGTGACCTCAGTGGCCGACCAAGACAAACCAATGTCTTGTATGTTTGTTATCCTCAAAGTAAACATAATGTGTTTTCAGTAAAAGAAACATCCACATGCCAATATGAAGTAATCATTTTAACATCCTTTTTATGCACACATCCTTGGTACAA gccACCAAACAGtgatgaattaaatattgattgtcTTCCAATTGGTGATTCAATGAGTAAACCCCACAACTTAAAAGTCCTTCAATCTGATACATctaaattgaaaaaacaaataaaaatgctaACT aacGGAGAAACCAAAATACAGGTTAAAATACAACCAAATAAAGAATCAGAACTAAATTTGTCGAAAGAAGATTCTTTATTAACACACTCCAAAAAACCAAACAATGAAATTGAAGAGTATGTGAATGGAGATTTATGTTTATATGGA ggTTCTGGTTGgtggaaatatgaaatatgttaCAATAAATTCATACGACAAGTGCACAAAGAAAAAGGAAAACCGGATGAAATTGTTGTTTTgggaatatttaatatagatgaACATATAAAGTGGGTATCTCAAAATCCAGAGAAAAAACCTAAACTTGATGCTTTTGGCAAGAAACAAGTTATATCTCATTTTTACTCTTCAGGATCTGTCTGTCAAAAAACTGGTGATAAACGAGAGACTgag GTACGGTATAAATGTGTCAAAGGTCGATATAATGAAGAATCAGTAGCACTCTATTTGTTAGAGCCAAAAACATGTAAATACATCTTGACAATAGAATCACCGTCGCTATGTGATATAATTAATGGGCCAATGGATGAATATGGAATGTTCAACATAAAGCCACTTTACGACatagaaaacataaaaattaatactccATTTCAAACACAAATGTTGGATAAAACAGAGCAATATtctgaagaaaataaaaaagatacTATTCCTCCTGTTGAAACAGAAACTGAAGTATCTaatgataaaaagaaaattgtgaaaattgaGTTATAA
- the LOC100169188 gene encoding NADH dehydrogenase [ubiquinone] 1 subunit C2 (The RefSeq protein has 1 substitution compared to this genomic sequence), whose product MKPIVDYEVAATVDPTPIKLLTPGTDFQKYHTSWLEDKWFPFMGFVLGAGSIWYTYTLNRRPFYSGIHVKLGAGIVGATTLYYYKQYRTSYLADKDAMYRHYIQLHPEDFQAPERKKVGELFKEWVPVR is encoded by the exons atgaagccCATTGTAGATTATGAAGTGGCAGCTACTGTAGATCCAACTCCAATAAAATTGTTGACACCAGGAACTGATTTCCAAAAATACCACACATCATGGTTAGAAGACAAATGGTTTCCTTTCATGGGGTTCGTATTGGGTGCGGGTTCAATCTGGTACACCTATACACTTAATAGAAGGCCATTTTATTCTG gCATACATGTAAAGCTTGGCGCTGGAATTGTTGGCGCTACTGCCCTCTATTATTACAAGCAATATAGAACTTCATATCTGGCAGACAAAGATGCCATGTACAGACATTACATTCAATTACACCCTGAAGATTTTCAAGCTCCag AACGCAAGAAAGTTGGCGAATTATTCAAGGAATGGGTTCCTGTGCGCTAA
- the LOC103308336 gene encoding dnaJ homolog subfamily B member 6-like, whose amino-acid sequence MDINYYSLLNLKRHCTKDDIHRAFGKLVNNQIQNCCLVMLCEAYEVLSDQFRRAIYDEYGVEGIKKGVNTNELYIDPWTYHCDVKSTYL is encoded by the exons atggataTCAATTACTactcattattaaatttaaaaagacatTGTACCAAAGATGACATACATAGAGC ATTTGGCAAACTagtaaataatcaaattcaaaattgttgttTGGTTATGTTGTGTGAAGCATATGAGGTATTATCTGACCAATTTCGCCGAGCTATATATGATGAATATGGTGTAGAGGGAATTAAAAAAGGTGTAAATACCAATGAATTGTACATTGATCCATGGACCTACCATTGTGATGTGAAAAGCACATATTTGTAA